Within Fusobacterium sp. FSA-380-WT-3A, the genomic segment TAATTTTATTTTTCTTTACAATCTATTCATCTTCTGGAATAGTAGCAGCTGGAAAATTATTTTCTAGTATATTAGGAATAGATTATAAATTAGCTATATTAATAGGAGTTGGAACTATAGTTTTCTATACTTTTATGGGTGGATACTTAGCTTGTTGTTGGACAGACTTTTTCCAAGGAACTTTAATGTTTTTAGCTATTTTAATAGTTCCTATATTAGCTTATTTTGTTGGTGGGGGAGTAGAAAATATCCAAACTATTTCACAATCTAGAAATATATCTTTAAGTTTATTTCATGGAAGCCATATAGGAATACTAGGTATTATTTCAGCTTTAGCTTGGGGATTAGGATACTTTGGACAACCTCATATCTTAGTTAGATTTATGAGTGTAAAAAATCTATATGAATTAAAAAAGGCTAGAGTTATAGCTATGTTATGGGTTATTATTTCTTTGATTGGAGCTGTTGCTATTGGAATTACAGGAATAGGATTATTTACCGATGTTTCAAAAATAGGTGGAGACTCAGAAAAAATATTTATTTATATGATTAATATGCTATTTAATCCTTGGGTAGGTGGAGTTATGTTAGCAGCTATATTATCAGCTATTATGTCCACTATCGATTCACAACTTTTAGTGTCAGCCTCTACATTATCAGAGGATTTTTATAGATATATTAAAAAAGATGCTTCAGAAAAAGAAATTATGTGGACAGGGAGAATAGGAATAATACTTATTTCAGTTATAGCTACAATAATAGCTATGGATACAAATTCTCAAATCTTATCTATGGTTTCATATGCTTGGGGAGGATTTGGAGGAGCTTTTGGACCAGCTATATTAATGACTTTATATTGTGAAAAATTAAATTGGAAAAGTGTTTTCACAGGAATGTTAGTGGGAGTTCTAGTAATAATTTTCTGGAAATTATCTGGACTAGGAAATTATCTATATGAAATATTACCAGCTTTTGTCTTAAATGGATTAACAGTATATTTATCAGAAAAATTTGTATTTGGTAGAGTTACTTTATCACAAAAAATATGTGAATAATTATGTTAATATATAAAAAATCTAAAATACTCGATATATATCTAAATAAAACTTTCAATAATTAAAACATAAAAAATTAATGAAATAAAATATAATAAAAAACTACATTCTATATTCAAAATAAGAATGTAGTTTTTTATTATCAGGTATATTTTAGAAAGATAAAAAATTTTGATATTGTATTTTAAGGAATTTTTTAATAGATAAGATGATATAAACAATTAAAACATAAAAAATATAAACAAAATATAACTTACTAACTTAATAAAAAAACAATATCAAATTAGAATGAAAATATTTTCATAATATAGAAATGTTTTTTTGTTTTAAAATAAAACTACTCTATAAAAATAAGTTAAAATTTTTTTATTTTACATAAATTTATTGAATAATAAAAATATAATTTATATTTTAGTCAGAAAATAGTATGTTATTGTAATGAAAATATTTACATAAATATAATAATTTTCATAATTTACTCTACAAAAAAATTAAATTTATCATTTTAAAATAAAATTACTATACAAAAAATAATTTAAAAATTCCTTCTTAGATTCTATATAATTAAAATGTTTAATACTCTTGTATTTAAATCAATTATGTCTAAAAATTAAAATAAAAAATTTTATTATGAAATATTATAAAATATAATTATATTTTTAATAGTAATCAATTTTGTAATAATAAAAACATAAATTAAATTTTTTAAATAAATCAATTATATCAGAAGTTATATCAAAAAAAATTATTTAAAATTATCCAATGATATTTTTAAAAATTCTATAATAATCTTTATCTAATTTACCTGTTATAAAGGAAAAAAGATACTAATAAATAAAATTATCTCTATAACTAATTCATAAAAATTTGTCATAAAAATATTTATAAT encodes:
- the putP gene encoding sodium/proline symporter PutP, producing the protein MATIETLITFVIYLIFLMAVGIYFYKKTETAEDYVLGGRGMGSWVTALSAQASDMSGWLLMGLPGAVYMTGMSQTWTAIGLTLGTYLNWKILAPKLRVQTEETDSMTLPNFLSKKLGDDTGTIRIFSAIVILFFFTIYSSSGIVAAGKLFSSILGIDYKLAILIGVGTIVFYTFMGGYLACCWTDFFQGTLMFLAILIVPILAYFVGGGVENIQTISQSRNISLSLFHGSHIGILGIISALAWGLGYFGQPHILVRFMSVKNLYELKKARVIAMLWVIISLIGAVAIGITGIGLFTDVSKIGGDSEKIFIYMINMLFNPWVGGVMLAAILSAIMSTIDSQLLVSASTLSEDFYRYIKKDASEKEIMWTGRIGIILISVIATIIAMDTNSQILSMVSYAWGGFGGAFGPAILMTLYCEKLNWKSVFTGMLVGVLVIIFWKLSGLGNYLYEILPAFVLNGLTVYLSEKFVFGRVTLSQKICE